From the Nostoc sp. PCC 7107 genome, the window AGTGAGTGTTTGATATTCGTGGATGAGTCTTTACTATTCGCTCACGAGTGTTTGATACTCGTGAGCGAGTCTTTAATACTCACAGTCGAACCTTTGATACTCGCCGATGAGTCTTTTATTCTCATTAACCAGTATTTGAACTTGGTGAGCAAGCCTTGAATACTCGTTGAGATTCTAATCTAAATGACTTTAACTACACCATTCCCTACTCTCCACTCCCTACTCCCCACTTCCACACTGTTACACTATTCTGGTAAATATAGCTACAGAGTAGAAGTGGGGTTTGCAGGTGACAGACGAAGAACTGTTGCAAATTATTGAACAAGCTGCCAAGGACAAGCTAACAGAGTTAGATCTCTCTAATCATCAACTCAGCAGTTTGCCGCCAGAAATTTGCCAACTCTCCAACTTGAAGGTACTGTACCTCGATAACAATCAACTCAGTAGTTTACCGCCAGAAATTTGCCAACTCTCAAATTTGACGGATTTGTTTCTCTCTGACAATCAACTCAGTAGTTTGCCGCCAGAAATCTGTCAACTTTCCAACTTGACGGAACTATACTTAAATGGAAATCAACTCAGTAGTCTGCCGCTAGAAATTTGTCAAATCTCCAACTTGATGGGGCTGTACTTCCATAACAATCAACTGAGCAGCCTACCACCAGAAATCTGCCAACTTTCTAACTTAACAGCGTTGTATCTCTCTAATAATCAACTCAGTAGTCTGCCATCAGAAATCTGTCAACTTTCCAACTTGACAGAACTGTACCTGAATGGAAATCAACTCAGTAGTCTGCCACCAGAACTCTGTCAGCTCTCCAACTTGAAGTTGTTAGACCTCTCTAACAATCAACTGAGCCACTTACCATCAGAAATCCGTCAACTTTCCAACTTGACGGAACTGTACCTGAATGGAAATCAACTCAGCACTCTGCCACCAGAACTCTGTCAACTTTCCAACTTGACAGAGTTAGACTTCTCTCACAACCCCTTAAGCTCACCATAGTTAAAGAAGCTTTTCCACCGCGCCGCTGAACTGTTCGTAAGGTGAAACCCCAACAATTTTTTCAACTAAATCACCATCTTTGAAGATTAAAACAGCGGGAATGCTGCGGAGACCATATTGTTTGAATAGTGGTTTGTTGTTATCTACGTCTACTTTAACGACTTTGGCGC encodes:
- the trxA gene encoding thioredoxin, with the protein product MSTEAHIVDAIQESEFNTLLTQEKILVVDFTATWCGPCRLISPLMEQLAEEYKGRAKVVKVDVDNNKPLFKQYGLRSIPAVLIFKDGDLVEKIVGVSPYEQFSGAVEKLL
- a CDS encoding leucine-rich repeat domain-containing protein gives rise to the protein MTDEELLQIIEQAAKDKLTELDLSNHQLSSLPPEICQLSNLKVLYLDNNQLSSLPPEICQLSNLTDLFLSDNQLSSLPPEICQLSNLTELYLNGNQLSSLPLEICQISNLMGLYFHNNQLSSLPPEICQLSNLTALYLSNNQLSSLPSEICQLSNLTELYLNGNQLSSLPPELCQLSNLKLLDLSNNQLSHLPSEIRQLSNLTELYLNGNQLSTLPPELCQLSNLTELDFSHNPLSSP